AGAACACGAGCAGGGAAGGTCATGTAGTAGGGAGGATGTGTTTAACTTTGAACATTCCAGTTCCTATCGGCATTGGTATACCCATGATTATGCTTTCACTTACTCCTTCAATTTTGTCCACTGCCCCCTTCACACAAGCATTAAACAGATGATCATCTGTTCGCTCAAATGAAGCACCCATTAAAACACTTTTGTCCATCTTTTGAAGGCCAAATCTCGTCATTCCAAGAACTTGACCCCTAGAAGTCATTGCATCCGCTAAAAGCATCATATGGCGATCATCTATGTTCATTCCATGTTGCTTCATAGTATACTTTATCTCCTCTATGATAGAAATTCTCGCAGCTTCAATCCCAAGTGTCTGCTGCACTTCAATAATGTCATTACTTGTGGTTTTACAACCATCTACTCCTTCGGTGCTCATTACTGCCAGAAGTCCCTTGCCTTCAGCAAACAGCCTGTACTTCTTACCAACAACATCTGCACCTTTAACTTGAACATCTTCTTTATCCTTTTTCACATCACTTTCATCAATGACAACACGCTGAACTGTCGTTATGCCCCTTACTGTAACATTGGGGAGGATACTCTTTAATCTGTAGAGCTCAAAATAAAGTCTGCGTCTATCCTTGTCCGGAGAATACACTTCCAAAGTTTCGTTATCTGGAACTTGAATATTCTCATGCTTCAGTTTGATTCTGGGAACTTTTAAAATTGATtctttcacaacatcaacatCTATAGACAACTGTGCATCTCGAATCATGACCATATCAAGCTTGATGACTATGCATGCCTGTCTTGGAGTCATTAGGATCCCTATACTCTTAGCCACCTGCCCTAAATTTGTGCTCCCAATCCGACCTGCCACCATGCGTGCAATCATCGCATTATTATCACACTCAAGTACTGTAGTGATGATGGGTGTCTTGATATTTTTTGCTCCATCTATTATCTCCTTTATCCGAGGGACTCCAAGTGTAACGTTCATGCTTGCAACTCCAGCGAAGTGAAAGGTTTTCAGTGTCATCTGTGTCACAGGCTCGCCAATACTTTGAGCTCCAATTGCTCCAATTGCCGTTCCAGGATCAATTCTTTTTGAATGATAACGAGATATACAAGTATCTAGAAAAACCTCCAGCTGTCTAGAAGTGACACCAGATATATTTTTGACAATCTTCTCCAGAATAGCAGACTTCACCTCCCAACCAGAACTTTGATTCAACAAAAAAGTCTCctgtgtttttctttgtgtttttcCATATTCATCCAGGAATTTCTCTATAGAACTTTTAAAACACATAGACAAACCATCTTCAGGAATCATATCTTGTTCTGAAAGCCTGCTTCTCACTACTTCAGACACTTGTGCAGGAGACAGGCTGCTATCATTTTCTTCAGCAGGGCATGTGGCCTTGGCTTTCAAAAACATTCGAAATAAGTCTATCGGTGCTCCACTTTTCCCTTCCATCATAGCAGGGTCCATACCGTCATCCCCATAACAGAACTGAACTATACCTCCATTGGCAACCCGAACTGTTTTATCATAGTGGATGGCGAGATCTTCTAAAACCTTTGACAATCTACGTGACATGTACCCAGTTTCAGCAGTTTTCACTGCTGTATCAACAAGTCCCTCTCGCCCTCCCATTGTATGAAAGAAAAACTCTGTAGGTGTCAGGCCACTATAAAAGGAATTAGCTACAAAGCCTTTAGCTGCAGGCATTTTTGCATTCCTAGGGAAGTGTGGAAGGCTTCGATCTATGAAACCATCAGGTGCACGGCGACCACCAACAGATTGCTGACCAACACAGGCAACCATCTGGCTAATATTGATAGCAGATCCCTTGGAGCCACACTGGGACATGATCAAGGGACTGTTTCTCCAATGTAGCTTTTGCATGCACAGCTTTCCAGTTTGATCTCTAATTTTATTTAACACCTCAGAAATCCCAGACTCAAGTGATTCAAGTGATTCCAGCTTTCGTTGATTATACAAGTCTATCTGGCTGTCACATTTGCTATAACCTTCCTTgatgattttttctttctcatcatACAGATTGTCACTTGGTTGTACATCACTAAGCCCAATCGAGAATCCATGATTACCAATCCACCGTGCACTTAATTTAGCTAGGCGATTCATGCAAGAAGCAGCAGCATGAGCTTTATAGTCTCTGAGAAGAACAGAGTAAAGTCCATCCTTATTGCCATTTCCTAGGGTAGCCTTCCCAAGTTGCCCAGATAATAGCTCACTGTTGCGAAAATAGACAAAACCATCGTTTGGGCACATTGCTTCTGTTTCTCTTCCATCCTCAGTCCTGGCGGAGGTGTAAGATTTCTCCCTAACAATAAGATTTAGATAGACTCTCACATTTGAGTTTGGGCGTACTAAAACATTAAATAGCTGCTTACCTGTCCAGAGCTCTACTGGCTTAACTACAGCAGGTGTTGGCAAATCAACAGAAGCCTTGCCATCAACCATATACGAACACAGGAGTGAAAAAGATGCACGGTCATAAAATGTGTCCTTCCTTgttataaggaaagaagaagttaGAAAATCTTGAGTGGAGGCAACCAAAATCTCTCCATTTTTCGGAGTGCATAGATTATTATGCACCCCCATCAACATAAGCGCCTCAGCACGAGCCTCCTCAGTTTGTGGGACATGAATATTCATTTCATCACCATCAAAATCAGCATTATACGGGTTGCAAACAGATTCATTAAACCTCAATGTCCTCGAATGTGGCATAATCCTTGCCCTATGACACATGACAGACATCCGATGCAAGCTCGGTTGCCTGTTGAAAAGAACAATGTCCCCGTCTTCTAAATGCCGATCAACTATGTCACCACATTTGAGTCCACGAGCACGGCCCTGTCTGTTAACCTTCAAGGTGAACTCAGAGCCGTCATGATTTCTCAACATTTTGGCACCTGGGTACTTATAAGGCCCATTACTAACACACAGCCTCAACTTGTCAATATTATGCTTGGAAACACGTTCTGGATAACTCAAAATTGTAGCCATTTCCATAGGGATTCCAACCTCAGTAATTTTCAGATTAGGGTCCGGTGATATAACACTTCTCCCAGTATATTCAACACGCTTCCCACTCAAAGTACCACGAAACCGCCCCGTCTTCCCTTTGAGGCGCTGCACCAAACCACTCAATGGCTTGGTAGGTTGTTGAGCTCTCAAGCTCGGCGGAAGGTGTACACGAGCGTCACTATTTATATACTGTGCAACCTCAATCTGAAGCTCCTCCCAACAAGACAATGACACAGCAGAGGAACTTCCTGCAGATGATAGCTGCAGTCGAAGTTTCGCATTTGCTTGAATAATCCTCTTCAGCCTCACAGTCACATCATCCTCATTACTCTGTGATCCACCCACAAGAACCGAAGGCCGAATAGCTATCGGCGGCACAAGAATGCAAGTCAACAGGAGATTCTCCGGTCGAGTTTTAAGACACAGAAACCGGCAATCCACATCAAGCATCTTCCTAAACAGAGAATAAACTCTAGCAGGGTCAAGCAAAAAAATTTGTTGCATATTAATGACTCCCTTGTCAAGTATCGCCGACTTATACTCATCTACCACAACACCATTAACAGTTCGTTCCGAATGATCGTGTTGAATTCCCACATCCCCCGGAACCCTTCTCACATTGCCATTTGTATACCCACAATGGGAGCACTCCACGGCTCTATGATTCGTCAAGGGCTTAACACACTCCTTCACTATCGATTTCATGTCCTTCATCGACTCCTTCTTGCTTCT
Above is a genomic segment from Rosa chinensis cultivar Old Blush chromosome 3, RchiOBHm-V2, whole genome shotgun sequence containing:
- the LOC112195331 gene encoding DNA-directed RNA polymerase III subunit 1, producing MNTQRAPLVFTKQPYIEQEDHRRIAQWEFNALSQSEISKMAEAQIFEGKYYDSATGKPIQGGLLDPRLGPANRQSGNCATCSAKLSDCPGHFGYFMLSLPVFNVGYLNVVVDILKCICKMCSRILLDEKLRSKKESMKDMKSIVKECVKPLTNHRAVECSHCGYTNGNVRRVPGDVGIQHDHSERTVNGVVVDEYKSAILDKGVINMQQIFLLDPARVYSLFRKMLDVDCRFLCLKTRPENLLLTCILVPPIAIRPSVLVGGSQSNEDDVTVRLKRIIQANAKLRLQLSSAGSSSAVSLSCWEELQIEVAQYINSDARVHLPPSLRAQQPTKPLSGLVQRLKGKTGRFRGTLSGKRVEYTGRSVISPDPNLKITEVGIPMEMATILSYPERVSKHNIDKLRLCVSNGPYKYPGAKMLRNHDGSEFTLKVNRQGRARGLKCGDIVDRHLEDGDIVLFNRQPSLHRMSVMCHRARIMPHSRTLRFNESVCNPYNADFDGDEMNIHVPQTEEARAEALMLMGVHNNLCTPKNGEILVASTQDFLTSSFLITRKDTFYDRASFSLLCSYMVDGKASVDLPTPAVVKPVELWTGKQLFNVLVRPNSNVRVYLNLIVREKSYTSARTEDGRETEAMCPNDGFVYFRNSELLSGQLGKATLGNGNKDGLYSVLLRDYKAHAAASCMNRLAKLSARWIGNHGFSIGLSDVQPSDNLYDEKEKIIKEGYSKCDSQIDLYNQRKLESLESLESGISEVLNKIRDQTGKLCMQKLHWRNSPLIMSQCGSKGSAINISQMVACVGQQSVGGRRAPDGFIDRSLPHFPRNAKMPAAKGFVANSFYSGLTPTEFFFHTMGGREGLVDTAVKTAETGYMSRRLSKVLEDLAIHYDKTVRVANGGIVQFCYGDDGMDPAMMEGKSGAPIDLFRMFLKAKATCPAEENDSSLSPAQVSEVVRSRLSEQDMIPEDGLSMCFKSSIEKFLDEYGKTQRKTQETFLLNQSSGWEVKSAILEKIVKNISGVTSRQLEVFLDTCISRYHSKRIDPGTAIGAIGAQSIGEPVTQMTLKTFHFAGVASMNVTLGVPRIKEIIDGAKNIKTPIITTVLECDNNAMIARMVAGRIGSTNLGQVAKSIGILMTPRQACIVIKLDMVMIRDAQLSIDVDVVKESILKVPRIKLKHENIQVPDNETLEVYSPDKDRRRLYFELYRLKSILPNVTVRGITTVQRVVIDESDVKKDKEDVQVKGADVVGKKYRLFAEGKGLLAVMSTEGVDGCKTTSNDIIEVQQTLGIEAARISIIEEIKYTMKQHGMNIDDRHMMLLADAMTSRGQVLGMTRFGLQKMDKSVLMGASFERTDDHLFNACVKGAVDKIEGVSESIIMGIPMPIGTGMFKVKHILPTT